The Brachyspira hyodysenteriae ATCC 27164 genome includes a window with the following:
- a CDS encoding BatD family protein has product MITVNTLYPLVIVEEKLNKKSMYLWQNLEYTLTYTGDADKFKPEGINTNAISDFEVLNERVEIETIHKDNEIPTMNYKIIYTMKPLRNGKLKIPELEARYYNVERGNSLVPKEQMIDEHNIRVFSSWFLLIMIGQWIVIILIALLIYKFIKDQHKLNKKNFANKQTS; this is encoded by the coding sequence ATGATAACAGTAAATACTCTATACCCCTTAGTTATAGTAGAAGAGAAATTAAATAAGAAGAGTATGTACCTTTGGCAGAATTTAGAGTACACTCTAACATATACAGGAGATGCTGATAAATTCAAACCTGAAGGTATTAATACAAATGCTATAAGCGATTTTGAAGTGCTTAATGAAAGAGTAGAAATAGAAACTATTCATAAAGACAATGAAATTCCAACTATGAATTATAAAATAATATATACTATGAAGCCTTTAAGAAATGGCAAATTAAAAATACCTGAGTTGGAAGCAAGATATTATAATGTAGAAAGAGGAAACAGTTTAGTACCTAAAGAACAGATGATAGATGAACATAATATAAGAGTATTCAGTTCATGGTTCCTATTAATAATGATAGGACAGTGGATTGTAATAATACTTATAGCACTTTTAATTTATAAGTTCATAAAAGATCAGCATAAATTAAATAAAAAGAACTTTGCAAATAAACAAACATCATAA